A segment of the Filifactor alocis ATCC 35896 genome:
ATTATAACAATAATCAAAGAATTTTCTTTTTAATACGAATCCTACAGACTGATAGCAGGCAATCGCTCTGTCGTTGTATCGGGCAACTGTCAGTTTCAATTTCCGAAATTTTTCAGATTCTGTTGCCCATTTCAAAAAAGTACGCAATGCATCTCTGCCATACTTCTTTCCAATTGCGGAAGGTCGAAGTAAAATGCCTATTTCTCCTGTCTTCAATAGTGGATTCACCTTTCTGAGCGAAATATATCCAATCAAAACTCCCTCTCTATCAAAAATAGAAAAACATTGTTTTGTACCGCTTGTCTTACTCAAAAACCATTTTTTTTGTTCTTTTGCAGACCACGGCGGAAAATTATAATCAGCAAATAGAATATCTTCATGTCGCTCCCAAGATATCATTTTCTCCACATCTTCTAATTGCATAGGAGATAATTTCACATATTTTCCAAAAAGTACCATAGTATCCCTCTTCTATTATAAATTCATATCGTGACGAGGTGCGTTGTGGAACAATTGAAACTGCCCTAACCATGTCAAATCAACAGTCCCAATTTCTCCATTTCTATGTTTTGCAATAATTACTTCTGCCTTATTCTTATCCATTGTGTCTTTGTCATACACTTCATCACGATACAAAAACATAACCATATCCGCATCTTGTTCAATTGCTCCCGACTCTCTCAAATCAGATAACATCGGACGATGATCAGACCTTTGTTCAGGCGCTCTTGATAACTGTGACAGTGCAATCACAGGACATTCCAACTCTTTTGCCAAAATTTTGAGAGAACGGGAAATTTTGGAAATTTCCTGTTGTCGATTCTCTGTCTTGGAATCTCCTTCCATCAATTGAAGATAGTCTATCACAATCATATCCAATCCCTTTTCTATCTTCAGTCTTCTGCATTTTGTGCGCAACTGCACCATATTCAATCCAGCAGTAT
Coding sequences within it:
- a CDS encoding GNAT family N-acetyltransferase translates to MVLFGKYVKLSPMQLEDVEKMISWERHEDILFADYNFPPWSAKEQKKWFLSKTSGTKQCFSIFDREGVLIGYISLRKVNPLLKTGEIGILLRPSAIGKKYGRDALRTFLKWATESEKFRKLKLTVARYNDRAIACYQSVGFVLKRKFFDYCYNDQIVPFEIEGWEKIAPYFKYSGSHLFVQYYEMQIHRDNIRYGA